The sequence TTTCATGCAAAAGATACCTTCATTGACCAAGATAATGTTAACATGCATGGTCTAACGGATATGCAATCTTATGGAGATGTGCAAACACGTGCCTGGACCTTTAGATCTGTTGGCTGTGGGCATAGTATCCGAGAATGGTCGGATATGATGAGTACTCTGCGCACATATGGCTATGATTATGTGGTCAGTATTGAGCACGAAGATCCATTAATGTCGATTGATGAAGGATTTTCACGGGCGGTGGCGAATTTGAAATCAGTAGTAATAAAAAATCAGCCTGCTGATATGTGGTGGGTGTAACAAAGTAATAATTGTACAGTGCTAAAAAGCGAACGTGTCTACTTGTAAGAGAATCCAACGACTGCATCAGGGCTAGTTACCTAATGCAGTCATTGGATTTTCAAAAGAAATTATGGTTGAACATAATATGCGGGGAGATGACATGATGAAGTCGATTAATATCGGGATGATAGGCTACAAATTTATGGGGAAAGCACATAGTAATGCTTACCGGACGTTACCTATGTTTTTTCCAAAAAGCGCTCAACCTACAATGAAAGTTATTTGTGGGAGAAATGAAGAGGGAGTTTCTCTGGCAGCTAAGCAATTTGGCTGGGAAGAATATACGACAAATTGGAAAGAGCTTTTGATGCGGGATGATATTGATGTAATCGACATAAATGCACCAAGTAACGTACATAAAGAAATGGCAATTGAAGCCGCTAAAGCAGGCAAACATCTTTATTGTGAAAAGCCACTCGCTTTTACATTACAAGATTCTCGTGAAATGCTGCAGGCTGCCGAAGATGCGGGAGTAAAGCATATGGTTGGCTTTAATTATCGTTTTACGCCAGCTGTTATGCTCGCCAAAAAGTTGATTGAAGAAGGTCGTTTAGGCGAAATCTACCATTATCGGGCGTGGTTTTTACAAGATTGGATTACAGATCCGGATTTCCCATTAGTATGGAGGCTGCAAAAAGAGATTGCTGGTTCAGGTGCCCATGGTGATTTAGGTGCGCATCTTATTGATATGGCTCACTATCTTATTGGTGATATATCAGAAGTGATCGGTATGAGCGAAACATTTATTAAAGAACGACCATTTCCTATGGAGATGGATGGATTATCAGCCACAAGTGGAGAGAGTACTGAGAAAGGACCGGTTACAGTTGATGATGCAACGTTATTTTTGGCGAGGTTCACTAACGGTGCACTTGGTAGCTTCGAAGCAACACGCTTTGCGACAGGGCATCGTAGTACGAATTCATTCGAAATTAATGGTAGCAAAGGTAGTGTTATTTTTGATTTTGAACGTATGAATGAATTACAAGTTTATTTCGAAGATGATAAGGAGGATGTTCAAGGGTTTCGTCGTGTGTTGGCAACTGATTCCGCACATGCGTATTCCGAAGCTTGGTGGCCAACTGGTCATACAATAGGCTATGAACACACTTTTACTCATGCGTTTGTTGAATTACTAGATGCCTTGCGTGAAAACCGGCAACCTATTCCTAATTTTGAGGATGGGGTGAAATGCCAGCAAGTTCTTGAGGCTGTTGATTTATCTATAGAACGAAAGCAGTGGATAACAGTATCTGACCTGTAATACATTTGCTGAGAGGAGTATGAATGATGTGAAGAAAAAGGCACTCATTGTATATGGTGGTTGGGAGGGGCATGAACCGGAGGAAGTTGCGAATATTTTTAAAGGAATCCTTGAACAGGAACACTTTGAAGTAGAACTATCTGATACGCTTGATGCATATGCAGATGTTGAAAAACTAAAAGACTTAGATTTGATTGTTCCGCATTGGACGATGGGTGAGATTGAACCGCAATATGTGACTAATATCTCGGAAGCGGTGAAGAGCGGTGTTGGTCTCGCTGGGTGCCACGGTGGGATGTGTGATTCCTTTAGAAAAAACGTAGACTGGCAGTTTATGACTGGTGGTAATTGGGTGGCACATCCTGGAAATGATGGCGTTGAATATACGGTTGCTATTAACTATTCTTCCAGCAGTGTTTTGGAAGGAATTGAAGATTTTAAGGTTGTGAGTGAACAATATTATTTGCATGTGGATCCTGCTGTTGAAGTGCTTGCAACAACTCGCTTCCCAATCGCTGAAGGGCCTCATTCGCTAAATAAAGCAGTGGATATGCCGGTTGTTTGGACAAAACGTTGGGGGATTGGCCGGGTATTTTATAATTCAATAGGCCATTCAGCTAATGTTGTAGCGATGCCGGAAGTATCGAAAATTATGCGAAATGGATTTTTATGGTCGGCAGAAGGAAAAGCGCGATCTAGGAAAACTATGGATGTAAGAAGTAGACCAGCTCACATGTATACCGGCATGGAGGACAATCAATGAAAAATGGGGGAGAACAAATGAAGAAAGTACAAGTAGGAATTATAGGTTGTGGAACGATCAGTTCTATCTATATGGAAAACATCCCGAAGTTTGACAATCTTGAACTTATTGCATGTGCAGATTTAGATATAAATCGGGCGCGTGCTCAGGCGGCAAAATATCAGATTCCGGAAGCATCGACGGTAAAAGAGTTGTTAGAAAATCCTAATGTAGATTTAGTGATCAATTTAACAATTCCTCAGGCGCATGCGGAAGTTGCAATTGAAGCGCTTAAAAATGGCAAGCATGTCTATGGCGAAAAACCTTTAGCGGTGACACGTGAGAAGGCCGAAAATATTTTAGCTGTTGCTAAAGAAACAGGGCTACTCGTAGGAAGTGCGCCAGATACATTTTTAGGTGCAGGTGTTCAAACAGCTATTGATTTAATTGAAAAGGGGGAAATTGGGGTTCCGATTGGTGCTTCGGCCTTTATGATTGGACGTGGTCCTGAACATTGGCATCCAGATCCGATCTTTTTTTATAAGGAAGGTGGCGGGCCGATGTTTGATATGGGGCCCTATTATTTAACAGCGCTAATTGCCTTGTTGGGGCCTATTAAGCGACTGTCAGGTTCAGTTAGAATTAGTTATCCAGAACGTACTATTTTAAGTGAACCAAAAGCAGGCACAAAGATTACAGTGGAAACAGCGACACATATTGCAGGAACGCTTGAATTTGCCTCTGGTGCAATTGGAACAATCACGACCAGTTTTGACGCATTTGGTGGGACAAGCCTTCCTTCCATTGAGATATATGGTAGTGAAGGAACAATGATTGTTCCTAACCCAAATACGTTTGGTGGTCCTGTTCGACTTCGAAAGCGTGGTGAAGAAGAATTTGTTGATATAGAACTCACTCGTAAACACGATGACAACAGTCGTGGAATTGGTGTTGCTGATATGGCAAGGGCAATTTTGAGAGGTGATTCTTATCGAGCGAATGGAGAACTTGCTTACCATGTGCTGGAGGCCATGCATGGTTTCCATGATTCATCTGAACAAGGATCATTTTATCATATGCAAAGCACCTGCAAGAGACCAGAGCCATTGCCTGCTGACGATCAGTTCTCACATGCTTAAGTGTAAAATATTTACTAGTTTTGATGTGTTATTAAAGAGATTTGGTAACTACTTAGGTAAATATATAGTCGGAACTTAACTAATATAATGTTCTTCCAACACCGCTTTGTCGCTTGGTGATGGCCTTACGCAATAAGCCCGTCAGAAGATCACTGTCGGTCTGATTGCTCCGGCTCACACTTGTCGCTCCTTCGCTAGATTGGTTCGTCATAATGGTGAGGTATATCATTTGGTTACTTCCAAATAAGTGGTGCCCGGTCTATAGACATTACTCAAAAGAGAATTGGCCATGCACAACCGAAGTGAGCGAGGAGAATATATCACGGTTCTGTTTTCGAAGCGTAGAAATGAAGCCGCGGATTCGGGCAAACTCTTCAGCCCCTTCTTGTTTTCGGAAGGTGCCCGATACTTTTTGTTTCACTTTCATCATGCGGATGTCCCTTTCAGCCAAATTGTTGTCAAAAGGCACATGCTCATCTCGAATAAACCGCAGAACAGTGGATTTATGAATGCGTAAACGCTCGCCTAGATTAGCTGCTTTACTCTTTTTCTTTCTTCCACGTTTCGTAGGGGCATCTGGTTTGGAATTTGTGATCCATTCCTTTTCTCCCTGCTCCAAAATGCGGTCATAGCGTTGTTCCCAATCGAGAACAATTGCGTTTTCAATTGGCTTCCCATCGTGTCCCCACTTTTTCTTATGATAACAAGCTTCTTGTAAAAGGTTTTTCATATCGGTAGCCCATTGGTGATGATCATAGTCGATAATCCCTTGGCACTCACGGAGAAGGTGGGCTCCACACAAGGCATGGGTAAAAGAATAATCCGCGTGGAAATAGGAAGCCCAACAGTCGTGGACAAGCGTTCCCCGATAGATTGGCAGACAACCACGTTCATCAATCGCTATCTTTCCACGGTTTTTATGTACATGGTAAAGAGTCCATTCTGAATTACTGACCACATGTAGCCACTGGGTTTTCCCTTCGATACGTAGACCTGTTTCATCGGCATGAAGGACTGGGCTTTTTACTAACTGCTCTTGTATGTATATATTTAGGGGTTCGATTTTCTTGGAAACAGAGGCTAAACGGTTGAGAAGGGTCGCTTCGCTAGGGCGATAGCCAGTCAAGTCTTGAAAAAGCTGACTGATTCGTTCGAGGGGGAGGTAATGGAAAACGTTCAAATAGGTACACCAAGCTGTCCATCCATCTCTATACTGAGCTGGTGCTATCACGTTTTCCGGGAATGATGCTTGTTGGTGAGCAGAACAGTGAGGACAGCACTTCTTTTCAACTCGATGCTCCGTAACCACAGTACGAGGAAATGGCAGATCAAAGACTTGTCGACGGGCATACCCTTCTGATCGGACATCAGTAAGAGAAGTCTCACAATGAGGGCAGACTTTCACCTTGTGCCATTTGATTTCATCTGGCTGATCTATCATCTCAAGGGTATGACCGTCATTGCCCTTTGGGGCGCCTTTCTTTCCCCCGGTTTCCCGTAAACTTTTCGGTTTACGTAATCCATCACTGGAGGGTGGTTTACTGCTGTTCGTACTGGTTAGCCCAACTTGCCGTTCTAACACTTTTACACGTGTTTCTAGTGTGACAATGTGATTTTCCAACTTTTCAATATAGAGCAGAAGACCAGTGATAAACGCTGCAATTTCAGATGGTTTTCCATGACTAATCTCATCGATTTGTTTGGGTGTGTATTTCATCAGAGTTTTCAACAAAGTCTGATCCTTTCTATGAGTATCTCCGTTGGACTAATGATTTTATGTCATCTCCAGCGAAGGCGTCAACTGGGGTAGCCGAAGCGATGAGACTGATAGTGGTTTTCTATCAGGCTTATCGCGGGAGGCATCCCCAAGCGCCAAGCGTTGTTGGGAAGAATATGAATTGTATAGTTAGTAAATAGATACCCATATCGAGATTATTGAAACAATTCAGGTACCTAAGTAGTTACGAGATTTGAACCAAAAAGTAGTCCTGTATGAATATTGAATTCATACAGGACTACTTTTTTAGTATCATACTGTCAACAATTTCGCCACACTGCGAGAAATCTCATGTGTATTAATCGTAGATTCAATCTGCTTATTGTTTACACAGGTTATAAATTCCGCTACTTCATAATACATAGACTCATAATCATGTTGTACGGAAATATCCTCTGTTTGCCCATCTCGATATTTGATGATAATCTGACTAGGCTCACTGATTTTATCAATTTCAATAACACCATTCTCGCCTTGGATTTCACTTGGATAATAGGAGTCCGAAATCTTAGAGTACATTAAAATCGCTTCAAACCCATCGTACTGTAAAATCATACTGCCTTGACCAATTGCGCCAGTCGACAACAAATAGTCATTTTTCAGTACAGACTTTGGTTCGCCAACTAAATGGATAAGCGGGGCAATCGTGTAGACGCCTAAATCCATTCTTGCACCATTGCCGAGCTCGGGCTTGAAGGCATTTTCGATAATCCCATCCTTGTATTTATCATAGCGTGAAGAGTATTGGTTGTAATGAAAAACAAATCGACGGAGTGCACCAATCTTATGTAAGTGCTTTTTCACATTGAGAAATGCGGGTGTAACGGTCGACTTCATCGCTTCCATATACATCGTTTGGTGCTGATTCGCAACTTGAATCACTTGATCCATTTCATCTACAGATGTTACTGCAGGCTTCTCGCAAAGAACGTGAATACCATTTTGCATAGCTAAGATACTCTGCTCTGCATGGAAGACATTTGGTGATGCGATATAAACAGCGTCAATATCTCCGCTTTGAAACATCTTTTCCATATCTGTATAGACATTTTTGACCTCGTATTTATCGGCAAAACTTCTGCCTGTTTCCTCAGTTCTAGAATAGATTGCACCAATGCTAAATTCAGGATGTGCGTTAGCTGCTGCAATCAATCGATCTGTAATCCAATTTGTTCCGATGATGCCAAATCTCATAGTGCGATCCCCCTCAGTTAATAACTACCGATTTAGAATTATGAATCGTTATTATTGTGTCATAGTAGCCCCTTATTCGCAACTTAAAAAATTGAATACTCACTCTTTTCCTCTACCTAATGGAAAAAAAGTGTGTGTAGTTGTCGGTACATACAATCTATACTAATAGTACATCCAAAATAATGAAACAACAAGAAATGGAGGAATTGCAGATGAAGAATATATTATTAGCATGTTCAGCAGGGATGTCGACAAGTTTGCTAGTAGGAAAAATGAAGGAGGTTGCGCAAGCAAAAGGAATTGAAGTGAACATTTGGGCAGTTTCACAGGACAAAGCGATGAAGGAAATTGAAAACGCGGATGTTCTGTTAATCGGTCCACAAATGAGATTTTTGAAAAAAAAGTTTTCAAAAGTTGCAGAAGAGGTGGGAATACCTTTAGAGGTCATTGATACGATGGCGTACGGAAGATTAGATGGAGAAGCGGTGTTAAATAGAGCGCTAGAATTAATCGGTAACTAATCTAATAGACAAAGGGGAGAACAAGATGGAGAACAATAAATTTATGAACTTTCTGGAAAGTTTTTTGCTGCCAATTGCAGATAAACTTAATAATAATCGCTATTTAACCTCATTACGTGACGGATTTATGATAGCGCTGCCATTAATTATCTTTGGATCGATATTTGTTGTTATTGCAAATTTGCCGTTTCTTGATAAAGTGATAAGTGCAGAAGCATTAGCAGCCTATCAAAATGCTTTAGGTCCAGCTTCAGCTGCAACATTAAGTTTGATGGGGCTATTTGTTATTGTCGGTATTGGTTATAAATTGACTGAACACTACAAAGGAGAAGCGATTTATGGTGGTGTGATTGCATTAGCATCTGTACTTATTATGACACCACAAGTTTTAGACGGTGTTTCAGGTGTTATCCCGACTGCAAGTTTAGGGGCACAGGGGATGTTTTTGGGGATATTTACCGCTTTTATTTCAGCTGAACTATATCGCTTTTTTGTTAAAAAAGAATGGACAATTAAAATGCCCCCGGGTGTTCCTAGTGCCGTAGCAAAATCATTCAGTGCATTAGTTCCCGTTACGTTAACATTAACTGCCTTTTTAATAATCCGAATTCTATTTAGTTATACTACATTTGAAACGGTACAGAACTTTATCTATACTGTCATTCAAGGGCCATTGACTGTCTTAGGAAGTGGATTACCTGCTACGATTGTTGCAGTGCTGCTCATTCAAGTATTTTGGTTCTTTGGTTTACATGGCCAAATTATTGTTAACTCTGTATTTGACCCAATCTGGTATACATTGAATGAACAAAACTTAGCTGCGTTCCAAGCGGGAACAGAATTGCCTAATATTATAACAAAACAATTCATAGATTCGTTCCTCGTTGGAATGGGCGGATCAGGTATGACATTAGCTGTTATTATTCTAATTTTCATAATCGGAAAAAGTAGACAGCTTAAGGAATTAGCTAAATTAGGAACGCCTTCAGGTATCTTTAATGTAAACGAACCAATTATCTTTGGGCTACCTATCATTTTGAATCCTTTAGTAGTGATTCCATGGCTAATAGCACCCGTTGTTGTTACATTAACTACGTATTTTGCAATGGCAACAGGATTAGTTCCACCACCAGCAGGAATTATTGTCCCTTGGACGACACCACCTATTTTGAATGGATTCTTGGCAACAGGTAATGCATGGCAGGGTGGAGTGTTGCAAGCCTTTAATCTATTTGTTGTCATGATTATTTGGTGGCCGTTCTTACGAATCATGGATAAAAAATACTATGAAACTGAACAAATAGAGAAATAATTACTATATATTGAAATTTGGAATTAAGAAGGAGTAAGCTATGGATAAAATAACAGAAATTGCATTTCAAATTATATTAAATGCTGGGAATGGAAAGTCTAGTGCCATGGAAGCCATACAGGCAGCGAAGGAAAAAAACTTCGCTGAAGCCGATCGGCTCATTGAAGAAGCTGGAGAAGAGCTCGGAAAGGCGCATAGCTATCAAACTAAATTATTACAACAAGAAGCTAGCGGTGAAGAAAATCCTATAACCGTAATGCTCATCCATTCACAGGATCATTTAATGACATCAATGACTGTTAGGGATTTAGCAATTGAAATTGTTGAAATCTATCGCAATAAATAGTCGTTTTAAGCTCTAGATGTTGTCATATAGAATGCTAGTTAGCATTAACACTTGGAGCTAGGTATTACAGAAAAGCGTAAGCGTCTTGATAAAATGTGTAGACATTGGGGAAGGATGCAATTTATCCTTCCTTGATTGACGTATCGAGCAACGACTTAGGTAGCATAATGCATAATCTGGACGCCACTACGCAGAGGCTTATTTGATTCAAAATTTATAGTAGTTGATTTTCTTGGAAAGTGGAGGTATTAGAATGTCTATACAATATAAATTTCCAACAGGCTTTTGGTGGGGAAGTGCAACGTCTGCCACACAAATAGAAGGTGCTGCAAATGAAGGCGGAAAGGGTCAAAATATTTGGGATCATTGGTATAAAACAGAGCCAAATCGTTTTTTCGATAATGTAGGTCCTGAATCGACTTCTAACTTTTATCATCTATATAAAGAAGATATCCGCTTGATGAAAGAAATTGGCCATAACTCATATCGAATGTCTATTTCATGGTCACGCTTAATTCCTGGTGGGCGTGGAAAGGTAAATGCCGAAGCGATAACTTTCTATAATAATGTCATTGATGAATTGATTGCCAATGATATTGAGCCATTTGTTACGCTGTATCACTTTGACATGCCACTAGAACTGCAAGAAGAAGGTGGTTGGGAAAATAGAGCAGTAGTAGAGGCGTATACAGAATATGCGAAAGAATGTTTCCACTTGTTTGGTGACCGCGTGAAGAAATGGTTTACGTTTAATGAGCCGATTGTTCCAGTTGAGGGAGGCTATTTGTACGACTTTCACTATCCGAATGTTGTTGATGCAAGGCGTGCAGTCCAAGTAGCTTATAATACAATGATTGCGCATGCTCAAGCTGTAAAAGCTTATCGCACATTTGCAATGGAGGATGGAAAAATTGGTATTGTTTTAAATCTTACTCCATCTTATCCTCGAAGTGAACATCAAGCTGACTTAAAAGCTTCCCAGGCAGCAGATTTATTCTTCAATCGTAGCTTTTTAGATCCCTCAGTCTTAGGTGAATATCCATTAGAACTTATTAATATATTAAGAGAACACAGTCAATTGCCAGTCACTCAAAAAGGGGATAAAGAATTATTAAAAGAGGGGGTTGTCGATCTTCTTGGTGTAAACTATTATCAGCCACGAAGGGTCAAAGCGAAAGAACACTTACCAAATCCGCACGGTCCATTTATGCCTGATTGGTTCTTTGATAACTATGAAATGCCTGGTAGAAAGATGAATAAGCACCGTGGTTGGGAAATATACGAAAAAGGTATTTATGATATTATGATCAACCTTAAGGAAAACTACGGCAATGTTGAGTCGTTTATTGCTGAAAATGGAATGGGTGTTGAGAACGAGGAACGCTTTTTGATAGATGGTGAAGTCCAAGACGATTACCGAATTGAATTTATTAGTGAACATTTAAAATGGTTGCACAGAGCAGTCGAAGAAGGGTGTAATGTACAAGGCTATCATCTCTGGTCATTCATGGATAATTGGTCATGGATGAATGCCTACAAAAATCGCTATGGTTTCTTCTCAGTAGATATTGAAACGAAGAAAAGGACTCCAAAGAAGAGTGCGCATTGGATAAAGGCCGTCTCCGAAAATAATGGTTTCTAATACTGGGGAAAAGGTTCTAGTTTAGGTTATAGTATAGTGATATAGTAAGTTTTTTGGAAAGGTTTTGACTTACTTGTAGGTCAAAGCCTTTTTACTACATTAGTGATTCGGGCTGCTTTCGCTGGAGAAGAGATGTTTAGCATCTAGTTCATATAAATAAGGAGTAAATGGTAAGGAGAGTTGGTCTTATGTTGACCTTAAGAACAAAAACTATTTTCCGTGAACTAATGGCTGTAGAAACACCAATCACTGGGAAATATTTAGCGACTATAAACCAGGTTACATCAAGAACGATAAGAGAAGACATAAAAACGCTTGATTTGTCACTACTTGGTAATGGGGCCTATATTGATTCAGTGATGGGACAAGGCTATAAATTAAGGATTACAGATGAGCAATTATTTCGTAACTATTTAAAACGAATTTCTGGTGATGAATCTACGGCACAAGCAGTTATTCCTAGATTGCCAGATGAGCGAATAGTTCATGTCATCAAGCGATTCCTGTTAAGCGAAAGCTACATTAAGCTCGATGACTTAGCAGATGAAATGTATGTGAGTAAGTCAACCATTCAAAATGATTTAGTGCATGTTAAAAAAAAGTTAGCATTGTATGATATCTGTTTGGAGGCACGGCCTAATTATGGGTTAAAAGTAACTGGCGATGAGCTAAAGTTACGTTTTTGTATGGCTGAATATATATTTGATCGCAAGGAAGGGATAGGTGGGCAATTATTCAAACCCCAATTTACATTGTTATCTCAAGGGGAGCTAGATTCTATTCTGGAAATTATTGTAAGTCAAATAAATATCCATCGCATTACGGTATCCGATATAGCCATCAATAATCTGGTGATTCACATGGCGATTGCATATAAAAGGATAAAAGCAGGTTATCATGTAACACTCTATCAGACAGATCTAGATGAAATACTTGAACAGAAGGAATATCAAGTTGCCCATGAAATTGTTAGGCAAGTGGAAGAGAAGTTTCATGTTGATTTTCCCCAAGAAGAAACAGCTTATATTGCACTACATTTACTTGGTACGAAAATATTATTACAAATGAATACAAACAATAAAATTATTAAACAAGTGGTGGAAGAAGATATTTCTAAAATAGCAACAAAAATATTGGATAAGATAGAGTCTAAATTAAATCTTGGGGTTAGTGCAGATCAAGAACTTATTATTGCATTATCCTTACATTTAAAGCCCGCAGTTAACCGCTATAAATATGGTATGAATGTCAGGAATCCCATGCTTGAAGACATTAAGAAAAATTACCCACTTGCTTTCGAAGCAGGCATTATAGCTGGATCAATTATAAATGAGCATATTGGTATAGAAGTAGATGAGAATGAAATAGGCTATCTTGCGCTTCATATAGGGGCTGCAATTGAACGAAGAAAACTAAAGGTCGGCCCAAAGAGATGTTTGATTGTTTGTGCCTCTGGATTAGGGACTGCACAATTAATTTATTATAAATTGAAAAACCAGTTTGGAGAAGGTTTAGATCTTGTGGGGACTACTGAGTATTACAAGCTGGATCAATATAATTTAATGGACATTGACTTGATTATTAGCTCTATTCCAATTCAAGAACAATTATCGGTGCCTGTTATTGTGGTGAATGCGATTTTAGGTGATACAGATATAAGAAAAATAGAAAAATTTATAGTGAATACAAAACAAAACTTGCATTCTTATTTTCAAGAAGAGCTGATGTTTTTAACTAAAAGCTTTGGATCTCAAGAAGAAACATTGGAATTTTTGCATACTACATTACTGAACAAAGGGTTAGTAGATCAAACATTTCTTGCTGCAATTTACGAGCGGGAAAAAGTGGCGCCGACCTCCTTCGGAAATTTAGTGGCGATTCCCCATCCGATAACACCCAATTCGGATAAAACCTTTCTAGCTGTATGTACATTAACAAAACCTATTATATGGAATGATAAACCTGTGCAATTTATTTGTTTACTAAGTGTCAAAAAAAATAGTCAGGAAGATTTACAAGTGATGTACGATTTATTGGGGAAGATTATTCATGATAGCTCGATTGTAGAAAAGCTGATTAACGTAAAAACGTATGAGGAGTTTATGAAAGTATTAAT comes from Sporosarcina sp. FSL K6-3457 and encodes:
- a CDS encoding BglG family transcription antiterminator, which translates into the protein MLTLRTKTIFRELMAVETPITGKYLATINQVTSRTIREDIKTLDLSLLGNGAYIDSVMGQGYKLRITDEQLFRNYLKRISGDESTAQAVIPRLPDERIVHVIKRFLLSESYIKLDDLADEMYVSKSTIQNDLVHVKKKLALYDICLEARPNYGLKVTGDELKLRFCMAEYIFDRKEGIGGQLFKPQFTLLSQGELDSILEIIVSQINIHRITVSDIAINNLVIHMAIAYKRIKAGYHVTLYQTDLDEILEQKEYQVAHEIVRQVEEKFHVDFPQEETAYIALHLLGTKILLQMNTNNKIIKQVVEEDISKIATKILDKIESKLNLGVSADQELIIALSLHLKPAVNRYKYGMNVRNPMLEDIKKNYPLAFEAGIIAGSIINEHIGIEVDENEIGYLALHIGAAIERRKLKVGPKRCLIVCASGLGTAQLIYYKLKNQFGEGLDLVGTTEYYKLDQYNLMDIDLIISSIPIQEQLSVPVIVVNAILGDTDIRKIEKFIVNTKQNLHSYFQEELMFLTKSFGSQEETLEFLHTTLLNKGLVDQTFLAAIYEREKVAPTSFGNLVAIPHPITPNSDKTFLAVCTLTKPIIWNDKPVQFICLLSVKKNSQEDLQVMYDLLGKIIHDSSIVEKLINVKTYEEFMKVLISN